The Gemmata palustris genome includes a region encoding these proteins:
- a CDS encoding PDZ domain-containing protein, with protein sequence MMTAITALLLGGATHTLAPVPPELRPDPMGRGYLGVTLGEGVVIDRIEPNAPAAKYGLRQADVILRVGTLNPRDYSDAVAHICSFRPGAIVEIEVQRGTERKVFKVKLGLRPAELDHPDRYPSRPVPIDD encoded by the coding sequence ATGATGACCGCGATTACCGCGCTGCTGCTCGGCGGCGCGACACACACTCTTGCCCCGGTGCCGCCGGAACTGCGGCCCGACCCGATGGGCCGCGGGTACCTCGGCGTCACGCTCGGCGAGGGGGTCGTGATCGATCGCATCGAACCGAACGCGCCCGCAGCGAAATACGGCCTCCGTCAAGCCGACGTGATTTTGCGCGTCGGCACCCTGAATCCCCGGGACTACAGCGACGCGGTCGCGCACATTTGCTCGTTCCGACCGGGCGCGATCGTCGAGATCGAAGTACAGCGCGGGACCGAGCGCAAGGTCTTCAAAGTGAAGCTCGGGTTACGGCCCGCGGAACTCGACCACCCCGACCGGTACCCGAGTCGGCCCGTCCCGATCGACGATTGA